One part of the Candidatus Aquiluna sp. UB-MaderosW2red genome encodes these proteins:
- a CDS encoding NADP-dependent isocitrate dehydrogenase, whose amino-acid sequence MSKIKVIGKVVELDGDEMTRIIWQDIKDNLILPFLDVDLEYYDLSVENRDATDDQITIDAAHAIKKHGVGVKCATITPDEDRVTEFGLKKMWRSPNGTIRNILDGVVFREPIIISNVPRLVPGWTKPIIIGRHAHGDQYKATDFKVPGKGTVTMTWTPADGSEAQTMTIADYPEAGGVAMGMYNYMDSIRDFARASFNYGLARNYPVYLSTKNTILKAYDGAFKDAFQEVFDAEYAEQFQKAGLTYEHRLIDDMVAACLKWEGGYVWACKNYDGDVQSDTVAQGFGSLGLMTSVLTTPDGETALAEAAHGTVTRHYRQHQAGKPTSTNPIASIFAWTRGLMHRAKLDNTPEVQAFAETLEDVIIKTVEAGHMTKDLAALVGPDQAYQTTQEFMSTLAENLRGRMA is encoded by the coding sequence ATGAGCAAAATCAAAGTGATAGGCAAGGTCGTTGAACTAGACGGCGACGAGATGACCCGCATCATCTGGCAGGACATTAAGGACAATCTGATTCTGCCGTTTCTGGATGTCGATTTGGAATACTACGACCTTTCGGTCGAAAACCGTGATGCTACCGACGACCAAATAACCATTGATGCTGCCCACGCCATCAAAAAGCACGGTGTTGGAGTGAAGTGCGCAACCATCACCCCGGACGAAGACCGGGTAACCGAATTCGGCCTCAAGAAAATGTGGCGCTCACCAAATGGCACCATTAGAAACATCTTGGACGGCGTGGTGTTTCGCGAGCCGATTATCATTTCCAACGTGCCAAGGTTGGTTCCCGGCTGGACCAAGCCAATCATCATCGGTCGTCACGCTCACGGAGACCAGTACAAGGCCACTGACTTCAAGGTTCCGGGTAAGGGCACTGTCACCATGACTTGGACTCCGGCCGATGGCTCAGAGGCTCAGACCATGACCATCGCGGATTACCCAGAGGCCGGCGGTGTAGCTATGGGTATGTATAACTACATGGATTCGATTAGAGACTTTGCGAGGGCATCTTTTAATTACGGCCTAGCCCGCAACTACCCGGTTTATCTCTCAACCAAAAACACGATTTTGAAGGCCTATGACGGCGCATTCAAAGACGCCTTCCAGGAGGTCTTCGACGCCGAATATGCCGAGCAGTTCCAAAAGGCCGGCTTGACCTATGAGCACCGCCTGATCGACGACATGGTCGCCGCTTGCCTCAAGTGGGAGGGCGGTTATGTTTGGGCTTGCAAGAACTACGATGGTGATGTTCAGTCCGACACTGTGGCCCAGGGCTTCGGCTCACTGGGTCTTATGACTTCTGTGCTAACTACCCCGGATGGCGAAACAGCCCTTGCGGAGGCCGCCCACGGCACAGTGACTCGTCACTACCGCCAACATCAAGCCGGCAAGCCAACTTCGACCAACCCGATTGCCTCGATTTTCGCGTGGACCAGGGGTTTGATGCACCGCGCAAAGCTAGATAACACTCCCGAGGTGCAGGCATTCGCCGAGACCCTCGAGGATGTCATTATCAAGACTGTCGAAGCGGGCCACATGACCAAGGATCTGGCAGCGCTGGTCGGGCCAGATCAGGCTTATCAGACCACCCAGGAATTTATGAGCACCCTCGCAGAAAACCTGCGCGGCAGAATGGCCTAG
- a CDS encoding ABC transporter ATP-binding protein, with translation MSLYGTNNEERTDLNKEESKFIRRRSRVLLGSLLIPLKMRLYAAVVMIVFSTALRVAGPALIAFGIDWALPNAIDGNYQPLWLIVGIYLSAAALSAITVYYFLMLTAKISQAMLYDLRNRVFVHTQKLSVEFHERYTAGRVIARQTSDLESISELLSGGLSELVVGGMFMLFTAIALLILDPISFFILAGALIPLGILTRWFQVNTNKGFRAQRVASSTLIQYFVETMTGVRAVKAFRKEKRNEKYFGSLVEKYRGLNAKLIQLFGIYDPGLILIGNITVAAVLLAGGFRVLDGSLGIGVLTAAILYARRFFDPMEQIAIFYNSYQAASSALEKISGVLQEEPSVPEPLKPVKIDNAQGKVNFENVDFKYSTGAVVLHPFSLEIPAGQTIALVGTTGAGKSTLAKLISRFYDPSKGVVSIDGVDLKDISNSDLRREIVMVTQEAYLFTGSVAQNIQLGKPGASMQQVIDAAKAVGAHEFILQLPSGYETDVNKRGGRVSSGQRQLISFARAFLANPAVLILDEATSSLDIPSERLVQVGLKTLLKGRTAVIIAHRLSTVAIADRVLVMEHGKIIEDGSPKELVDAGGKFSRLYKAWKESLV, from the coding sequence GTGAGTCTCTACGGCACAAATAACGAAGAACGCACCGATCTAAATAAAGAAGAATCCAAGTTCATTCGTCGGCGCTCCAGGGTGCTCTTGGGCTCACTCCTGATTCCACTCAAAATGCGGCTTTATGCCGCTGTGGTGATGATCGTTTTTTCTACTGCACTTCGAGTAGCGGGCCCCGCACTGATTGCCTTTGGTATCGACTGGGCTCTTCCGAATGCGATTGACGGCAACTACCAGCCGCTTTGGCTGATTGTGGGCATTTATCTTTCGGCTGCGGCGCTGAGTGCGATAACCGTTTACTACTTTTTGATGCTCACCGCGAAGATATCGCAGGCCATGCTCTATGACTTGCGAAATCGGGTGTTTGTCCACACTCAAAAGCTCTCAGTCGAGTTTCATGAGCGCTACACCGCGGGCCGGGTCATCGCTCGCCAAACCTCAGACCTGGAATCTATTTCGGAGCTCTTATCGGGCGGTCTAAGCGAGTTGGTAGTGGGGGGCATGTTCATGCTTTTCACCGCTATTGCTCTTTTGATTTTGGACCCGATCAGCTTCTTTATTTTGGCTGGGGCCCTTATTCCACTTGGCATTCTCACCCGTTGGTTCCAGGTCAACACCAATAAGGGATTCAGGGCGCAGCGAGTAGCCTCGTCCACCCTGATTCAGTACTTTGTTGAGACCATGACGGGAGTCCGCGCGGTCAAGGCATTCCGCAAAGAGAAGCGTAACGAAAAGTACTTTGGCTCTCTGGTTGAAAAATACCGCGGCCTAAACGCCAAGCTGATTCAGCTTTTTGGTATCTACGACCCGGGTCTAATTCTGATTGGCAATATCACGGTGGCGGCGGTGTTGTTGGCCGGTGGATTCAGGGTTCTGGATGGCTCACTAGGGATTGGGGTTTTGACCGCGGCCATTTTGTATGCCAGAAGATTCTTTGATCCAATGGAGCAAATTGCCATCTTCTACAACTCTTACCAAGCCGCTTCTTCGGCACTCGAAAAAATCTCTGGCGTACTGCAAGAAGAGCCGAGTGTGCCAGAACCTTTAAAGCCGGTAAAAATTGATAACGCTCAGGGCAAGGTTAACTTTGAGAATGTCGATTTTAAGTATTCAACCGGGGCCGTGGTGCTCCACCCATTCAGCCTCGAGATTCCTGCCGGACAAACAATTGCGTTGGTCGGAACTACCGGTGCCGGAAAATCGACTCTAGCCAAGCTGATATCTCGCTTCTACGATCCTTCTAAGGGGGTCGTCTCAATCGATGGCGTCGACCTAAAAGATATTTCAAACTCTGATTTGCGCCGGGAAATCGTGATGGTTACCCAGGAGGCCTACCTATTCACAGGTTCGGTGGCTCAAAACATTCAGCTTGGAAAGCCCGGTGCTTCGATGCAGCAGGTAATCGATGCCGCCAAGGCGGTCGGCGCTCACGAATTTATCTTGCAACTGCCCAGCGGTTACGAGACCGATGTGAATAAGCGCGGTGGCCGAGTTTCTTCGGGTCAGCGTCAGCTAATCTCATTTGCTCGCGCTTTTTTGGCCAACCCCGCAGTCTTGATTCTCGATGAGGCCACTAGCTCGCTGGACATTCCCTCGGAGCGATTGGTGCAGGTCGGGCTCAAGACTCTATTGAAGGGAAGGACCGCTGTGATCATTGCGCACCGCTTATCAACGGTGGCGATTGCCGATCGAGTTTTGGTAATGGAACACGGCAAGATAATCGAGGACGGGTCACCTAAAGAGTTGGTCGATGCTGGTGGCAAGTTCTCCAGGCTTTATAAAGCCTGGAAGGAGTCGCTGGTTTAG
- a CDS encoding ABC transporter ATP-binding protein, producing the protein MQRKELGTIRTLWRLVPYAKSALPRIALGMLAAILAHLFALAIPQFLQNLVDSLVAGGVGALLPAVGLILLLGFMEAGFVLLRRWLVLTPGTFVEAEMRNSIYAKLQDLPVAFHDRWPSGQLLSRAVSDLSLIRRWLSFGLVLLVANFLTLVVGLGILFVYNFWLGLIFTVASIPIWVIGFKFEKQYGSIARLAQDQSGDLATRVEESVHGVRVLKAFGRGGFAADQFALQATELRDTEISKARAIANIWLYLIMIPEFALGLALLAGVWLAATGDLTVGTLVAFIATAMVLRWPTESLGFLLGMTLEAKTATQRFYEVMDEPDLIKDPTLVKTIKDPKGLLEFHDVHFRYPDTPDDLPDLVNGVSLRIEPGESVALIGLTGCGKTTLTALTTRLYDVTSGSITIDGVDIRDLSRDDLRTQIAMAFEDATLFSSSVRDNVLLGNLEESEEDLIQALEIAQAGFVFELPKGLDTAIGEEGLSLSGGQRQRLALARAVAANPSILVLDDPLSALDVDTEAMVEDALRHVLNKTTALIIAHRPSTVMLADRVALMQDGQITAFGTHQELLKNNAHYRYVITSLDEDEKNREVNL; encoded by the coding sequence ATGCAACGAAAAGAACTCGGCACGATTAGAACGCTCTGGCGTTTGGTGCCATATGCAAAATCCGCACTTCCTAGAATCGCACTGGGAATGTTGGCGGCCATTTTGGCGCACCTTTTCGCCTTGGCGATCCCACAGTTTTTGCAAAACCTGGTTGATTCTTTGGTTGCCGGCGGGGTCGGTGCGCTACTTCCGGCAGTTGGTCTGATTCTTCTTTTGGGATTCATGGAGGCTGGTTTCGTATTACTGCGGCGTTGGTTGGTCTTGACTCCTGGCACATTCGTTGAGGCGGAGATGCGTAATTCGATTTATGCCAAACTCCAGGATCTTCCGGTCGCGTTTCACGATCGTTGGCCTTCGGGGCAGCTTTTATCTCGGGCCGTGTCTGATCTAAGTTTGATTAGGCGTTGGCTGAGTTTTGGTCTGGTACTTTTGGTCGCAAACTTTCTAACCCTGGTGGTGGGCTTGGGAATTTTGTTTGTCTATAACTTCTGGCTCGGGCTAATCTTCACCGTCGCATCAATCCCGATTTGGGTTATTGGCTTCAAGTTCGAAAAGCAATATGGCTCAATAGCCAGACTGGCCCAGGATCAATCTGGCGATTTGGCAACCAGGGTAGAGGAGTCGGTGCACGGGGTCCGGGTGCTCAAGGCTTTTGGTCGGGGTGGCTTTGCAGCCGATCAGTTTGCTTTGCAAGCCACCGAGCTGCGCGACACCGAGATTTCCAAGGCTCGCGCGATTGCGAATATTTGGTTGTATCTGATCATGATTCCCGAGTTCGCCCTCGGGTTGGCGCTTTTGGCTGGGGTTTGGCTTGCGGCCACTGGAGATTTGACCGTGGGCACTCTGGTGGCGTTCATTGCCACCGCGATGGTCTTGCGTTGGCCAACCGAGTCACTTGGGTTCCTGCTTGGCATGACGCTTGAGGCTAAGACTGCGACCCAGCGTTTTTACGAGGTCATGGATGAGCCCGATCTGATTAAGGATCCGACTTTGGTGAAGACCATCAAAGACCCTAAGGGGTTGCTCGAATTCCACGATGTTCACTTTAGATATCCAGATACCCCAGATGATTTACCCGATTTAGTAAACGGAGTCAGTTTGCGGATCGAACCGGGTGAGTCGGTGGCGCTGATAGGGCTTACCGGTTGCGGTAAAACAACGCTGACAGCTCTAACCACAAGGCTTTACGATGTCACATCAGGCTCCATAACAATCGATGGTGTCGACATCAGGGATCTTTCCAGGGATGACCTCAGAACTCAGATTGCGATGGCTTTCGAAGATGCCACGCTATTTTCATCATCGGTTAGAGATAACGTGCTTTTGGGAAACCTCGAGGAGAGCGAAGAAGACTTAATACAGGCTCTGGAGATTGCTCAGGCTGGATTCGTATTTGAGCTACCCAAGGGTCTTGACACGGCCATCGGCGAGGAGGGGCTCTCACTTTCTGGCGGCCAACGCCAGCGTCTCGCGCTGGCCAGGGCGGTTGCGGCTAACCCGAGTATTTTGGTTTTGGATGATCCGCTATCGGCTTTGGATGTGGACACCGAGGCAATGGTCGAAGATGCGCTGCGGCATGTCTTGAATAAAACCACCGCGCTGATTATCGCGCACCGGCCTTCAACCGTGATGCTGGCGGACAGGGTTGCGCTGATGCAGGATGGTCAAATCACAGCCTTTGGCACTCACCAAGAATTGCTCAAGAACAATGCCCACTACCGATATGTCATCACCTCTTTGGATGAAGATGAGAAGAACAGGGAGGTGAACCTGTGA
- a CDS encoding carbonic anhydrase: protein MSITDQYLANNIEYSKTFQGPLPLPPSKHVAVLACMDARLDVHGALGLNPGEAHVIRNAGGVVTEDEIRSLTISQRLLGTKEIILIHHTDCGMLTFTDDKFKNDIQKETGIKPAWAAEAFDDLAIDVKASISRIKQSPFIPHTDSVRGFVFDVSTGLLQEIH, encoded by the coding sequence GTGTCTATCACAGACCAGTATTTAGCCAATAACATCGAATATTCCAAGACCTTCCAAGGACCACTGCCATTGCCCCCCTCGAAGCACGTGGCGGTTCTAGCCTGCATGGATGCAAGGCTAGATGTGCACGGAGCATTGGGACTCAACCCGGGAGAGGCTCACGTAATTCGCAATGCTGGAGGCGTGGTTACCGAGGATGAAATTCGCTCTTTGACAATCAGCCAGCGACTATTGGGAACCAAGGAGATAATCCTGATTCACCACACCGATTGCGGCATGCTCACTTTTACCGATGATAAATTTAAAAACGATATTCAAAAAGAAACCGGAATCAAGCCAGCTTGGGCCGCAGAAGCTTTTGATGACCTAGCGATCGATGTCAAGGCTTCGATCTCAAGAATCAAACAGAGCCCATTCATCCCCCACACAGACAGTGTTCGCGGATTTGTGTTTGACGTGTCAACCGGGTTATTACAAGAAATCCACTAG
- the purN gene encoding phosphoribosylglycinamide formyltransferase, whose translation MLSVVVLISGSGSNLLALLEAAENPLYPVRVLAVGSDNPALGLEHAEKYGVPTFVVEADRFETREEFANVLMANIHFFDPDLVVLAGFMKMLPPSFVEAFRSKLINLHPSLLPLFPGAHAVRDALAAGANHTGSTIHLVDAGMDSGPIISQRELQIPEAVLEVELTEMIKVLERRHLVDVIREISEGTINMEGLI comes from the coding sequence ATGTTATCGGTGGTTGTACTTATTTCCGGTTCGGGTTCGAACCTGCTGGCACTTTTGGAAGCGGCAGAAAACCCGCTTTATCCAGTTCGAGTGCTGGCGGTCGGCTCGGATAATCCAGCTCTCGGCCTTGAGCACGCTGAGAAATATGGCGTGCCAACTTTTGTGGTGGAGGCGGACAGGTTTGAAACTCGCGAGGAGTTCGCGAATGTGTTGATGGCCAACATACATTTTTTCGATCCGGATCTAGTTGTTTTGGCTGGGTTCATGAAGATGTTGCCGCCGAGTTTTGTTGAAGCCTTTAGGTCGAAGTTGATTAATCTCCACCCTTCACTGCTGCCGCTATTTCCTGGGGCTCACGCTGTTCGTGATGCTTTGGCGGCTGGTGCAAATCACACTGGTAGCACGATTCACTTGGTTGACGCTGGAATGGACTCCGGTCCGATCATTTCGCAGCGCGAACTACAAATACCCGAAGCCGTTTTGGAAGTTGAACTCACCGAAATGATTAAGGTGTTGGAGCGCAGACATCTAGTGGATGTGATTCGTGAAATATCCGAGGGCACAATAAACATGGAGGGCTTAATCTAA
- the purU gene encoding formyltetrahydrofolate deformylase yields the protein MQPTKEHWVLTFICADKKGIVHAISGVVAEVGGNITESQQYASMDTGRFFMRLQIEAEISKQDFEQQFEAIAERFQMEYVLDFVARPMRVLVLASKAGHCLNDLLYRQRSGQLPIEIPKVFANHNDLSGLATFYGVEFESMQIETSVDKASFEKKLSEFIHARDVELIVLARYMQILSPEFCKEFQGKIINIHHSFLPGFKGANPYAQAHARGVKIIGATAHFVTQELDEGPIVEQNVTRVEHSNTVAQLVSIGQDAESKTLTQAVKWFAEHRVLQDGARTVIFR from the coding sequence ATGCAACCAACCAAAGAACACTGGGTCCTAACCTTTATTTGCGCCGATAAAAAAGGCATCGTGCATGCCATATCTGGCGTGGTCGCCGAAGTTGGGGGCAACATCACTGAGAGCCAGCAGTATGCCTCCATGGACACCGGTCGTTTTTTTATGCGTCTTCAGATAGAAGCCGAGATTTCAAAGCAGGATTTCGAACAGCAGTTCGAGGCTATCGCCGAGAGATTTCAGATGGAATACGTACTGGATTTTGTTGCCAGGCCGATGCGGGTTTTGGTCCTTGCCTCCAAGGCAGGTCACTGCCTGAATGATCTCCTATACCGACAGCGCTCAGGTCAGCTGCCGATAGAGATTCCCAAGGTATTTGCAAATCACAATGATCTCTCCGGGCTTGCCACCTTCTATGGCGTGGAGTTCGAATCCATGCAAATCGAAACCAGTGTTGACAAAGCATCATTTGAGAAAAAACTCAGTGAGTTTATTCATGCCCGAGATGTTGAACTAATCGTTTTGGCGCGCTACATGCAAATTCTTTCCCCAGAATTCTGTAAAGAATTCCAGGGAAAGATAATCAATATTCACCACTCTTTCCTGCCCGGCTTTAAGGGAGCTAATCCTTACGCGCAGGCCCACGCTCGCGGCGTAAAAATCATTGGGGCCACAGCGCACTTTGTGACCCAGGAGCTAGATGAGGGTCCGATTGTTGAGCAAAACGTCACCCGAGTGGAACACTCGAATACCGTTGCCCAGTTAGTTTCCATCGGCCAGGACGCGGAATCTAAAACCCTGACCCAAGCGGTCAAGTGGTTCGCTGAACACCGCGTCCTGCAAGATGGTGCTCGCACCGTTATCTTCCGCTAA
- the purH gene encoding bifunctional phosphoribosylaminoimidazolecarboxamide formyltransferase/IMP cyclohydrolase, which yields MTNVRGADEFNHRDRIRPKRALISVSDKTGLIELVGALVSQGVKLVSTGSTAKQIAQAGYPVQEVSEVTGFPESLDGRVKTLHPKIHGGILADLRLKDHREELAGLGIEAFELVVVNLYPFVKTVAAGARGDEAIEQIDIGGPAMVRAAAKNHANVAIVVDPGHYSKLIAALNQGGTTLELRRELAGSAFTHTAQYDSAVANWFSKEFDSLRGEPGRSPGFESELNPSFDLSSVLRYGENSHQAAAIYNQRGAFAGIAQARQLSGKEMSYNNYVDADAALRCAYDFIEPAVAIIKHANPCGVAVSFEDSEDAIANAHLRAHQTDPVSAFGGVIAANRMVTKKMAEQVSEIFTEVIAAPSFEVEALTILSKKKNLRILELRGGYQRPKTELRQISGGLLVQESDGFEGLNSRDWVLVSGPALDDAGMLDLEFAWRACRAVKSNAILLAKAGAAVGIGMGQVNRLDSCRLAIARAGDRVIDSVAASDAFFPFADGLEVLIEAGVKAVVQPGGSVRDEEVIAAAKKAGISMYFTSERHFYH from the coding sequence ATGACTAATGTCAGAGGAGCAGACGAATTCAACCATAGGGATCGAATCAGGCCCAAACGCGCGCTGATATCGGTTTCCGATAAGACGGGCTTGATTGAACTTGTTGGCGCGCTGGTCTCACAAGGCGTGAAGCTTGTGTCCACCGGCTCCACCGCAAAGCAAATCGCTCAGGCGGGTTATCCGGTTCAAGAGGTATCCGAGGTCACTGGTTTCCCCGAGTCGCTGGATGGTCGAGTGAAGACCCTGCATCCGAAAATCCACGGTGGAATTCTGGCTGATCTTAGGCTCAAGGATCATCGAGAGGAACTTGCAGGTCTGGGCATTGAGGCCTTTGAGCTGGTGGTGGTGAACCTTTACCCTTTTGTGAAGACCGTGGCAGCTGGCGCGAGGGGCGACGAGGCCATAGAGCAGATTGATATTGGTGGGCCGGCAATGGTCAGGGCCGCGGCTAAAAACCACGCCAATGTCGCAATCGTTGTGGATCCCGGACATTATTCGAAACTGATAGCCGCGCTAAACCAGGGGGGAACTACCCTCGAGCTTCGCAGAGAGCTTGCGGGGTCGGCCTTCACGCACACTGCCCAATACGATTCGGCCGTGGCGAATTGGTTTTCCAAAGAGTTTGATTCGCTTAGGGGTGAGCCCGGAAGAAGCCCCGGATTTGAATCTGAACTGAACCCGAGTTTCGACCTTTCGAGCGTTCTAAGATACGGAGAAAATTCGCATCAAGCCGCAGCAATTTACAATCAAAGAGGTGCTTTTGCTGGAATTGCGCAAGCAAGGCAGCTTTCAGGCAAGGAGATGTCTTATAACAACTATGTCGATGCGGACGCTGCGCTTCGCTGCGCTTACGATTTTATTGAACCGGCCGTGGCAATCATCAAACATGCGAACCCCTGCGGGGTGGCGGTATCTTTCGAGGATTCGGAAGACGCGATTGCGAATGCGCACCTAAGGGCTCACCAGACCGACCCGGTTTCAGCCTTTGGCGGAGTTATTGCAGCCAATCGGATGGTTACCAAAAAAATGGCCGAGCAGGTGTCAGAAATCTTCACAGAGGTGATTGCTGCGCCAAGTTTTGAAGTTGAGGCCCTGACAATTCTCAGTAAGAAAAAGAACCTTAGAATTCTTGAACTCCGCGGCGGCTACCAAAGACCCAAAACCGAACTAAGGCAGATCTCTGGCGGACTGCTAGTGCAAGAATCTGACGGTTTCGAGGGGCTCAACTCAAGGGATTGGGTATTAGTCTCGGGACCGGCCTTGGATGACGCTGGAATGCTGGATCTGGAATTTGCTTGGCGAGCCTGCAGAGCTGTGAAGTCGAATGCCATCTTGCTGGCAAAAGCTGGCGCCGCGGTTGGCATTGGCATGGGGCAAGTGAACCGGCTGGATAGCTGCCGTTTGGCAATAGCTCGCGCCGGTGATCGAGTGATCGATTCGGTGGCCGCCTCCGATGCGTTTTTCCCATTCGCCGATGGGCTCGAGGTTTTAATTGAAGCCGGAGTCAAGGCGGTGGTTCAGCCCGGCGGGAGTGTGAGAGACGAAGAGGTGATTGCTGCCGCAAAAAAAGCCGGCATCTCGATGTATTTCACTTCGGAGAGGCACTTCTACCACTAA
- a CDS encoding glycine-rich protein, translating into MKYKLKSAIASAALLVATLIPLSASASEVCVGADCTVTFEYTGAVQTWIVPNGASNVQFDVKGAQGAGGAGGGTVKGNLRNLPGTVSIYVGGAGSYGAYLAGGFNGGGSSGGNRGNEGSGGGASDIRLGTALGSRIAVAGGGGGPGGLTGAAGAPGGGLQALRGGSGQGAGGFGGGQSSGGSGGSSNGGSAASGGGFGAGGSGGSSWNAGGGGGGGGWYGGGGGGGDDDNCCADGGGGGGGSSFTDPTHVANPTHIVDGRAGNGTVTITYQLPLMLVSFSGVQIDSDSALYSLEMSSAISGLDSQDFELTSSGCVLNEINVNESLASIALTNCAEGSILLTLLANSVGSGATGPNTSTSFQVEFDGTGPDFVFDSEEILTSQDSLLISFTTSPDVLAVESEMFEIQGCEAAEILQNEVSLSGCVTGLHQLLLPANSLSDQWGNLGPQTEVSFSFEVDRDSPEALWSEVTIAGTGPFTYSATLTFSEEVDFNPQSVSINFDSDCTLVFEQQVQGWRFDAVCGYGEGNFELAADSLTDRVLSTGPSSAYRLGFDNRAPLVVAQPEPEPGIIAPPSAPAPVSELPPTASEPDVESTDPADSETVATPETTPSPVTPPAVPAKVIDQALKLVVGTTPKPIVISIDENESPLVVEMEPERVIEPAAPVVTNLEPRSEPVLAQPVRGAPLQAQAERAWFAPWIAALLAGFMVLIGLGFWRFSGR; encoded by the coding sequence ATGAAATATAAATTGAAGTCGGCAATAGCCAGTGCGGCACTTTTGGTCGCAACTCTAATTCCACTCTCCGCCTCAGCTAGTGAGGTGTGTGTCGGTGCTGATTGCACCGTCACCTTTGAATACACCGGTGCGGTGCAAACCTGGATTGTGCCCAATGGCGCGAGCAATGTCCAGTTTGATGTCAAGGGCGCCCAAGGTGCCGGCGGGGCCGGCGGCGGAACTGTCAAGGGAAATCTTAGGAACCTTCCCGGCACCGTCTCAATCTATGTGGGAGGTGCTGGCAGTTACGGTGCTTATCTAGCCGGGGGCTTCAACGGCGGCGGGAGCTCTGGGGGTAACCGAGGCAATGAGGGCTCTGGGGGCGGTGCAAGCGACATCAGGCTGGGGACCGCCTTGGGCTCTCGTATTGCGGTGGCTGGTGGGGGCGGTGGCCCAGGAGGTCTAACTGGAGCTGCTGGAGCACCCGGCGGGGGACTCCAGGCATTGCGCGGTGGATCCGGGCAGGGAGCCGGCGGATTTGGCGGCGGACAATCCTCGGGTGGATCGGGTGGTTCTTCCAATGGCGGCTCTGCAGCTTCAGGCGGCGGTTTTGGAGCTGGTGGGTCGGGAGGTTCGAGTTGGAACGCCGGCGGCGGCGGCGGCGGCGGTGGCTGGTATGGCGGCGGCGGTGGCGGTGGTGACGATGACAACTGTTGCGCCGATGGCGGCGGCGGCGGCGGTGGATCTTCCTTCACCGATCCAACCCATGTAGCCAATCCAACCCACATCGTGGATGGCCGCGCAGGAAACGGCACCGTCACGATAACTTATCAATTGCCTTTAATGCTAGTGAGCTTCTCCGGGGTCCAGATTGACTCTGACTCAGCTTTATATTCGCTCGAGATGTCCTCGGCAATATCGGGCTTGGACTCTCAAGACTTCGAGCTCACCTCAAGCGGATGTGTATTGAATGAGATTAACGTGAATGAATCATTGGCGAGTATTGCGCTAACAAACTGTGCAGAGGGCTCAATCCTCCTCACGCTTTTGGCCAACTCGGTGGGATCAGGTGCTACTGGTCCTAACACCTCGACGAGTTTCCAAGTGGAATTTGATGGAACTGGTCCGGATTTCGTATTTGACTCTGAAGAAATTCTGACTTCGCAGGACAGCTTGTTGATTTCTTTCACGACAAGCCCAGATGTGTTAGCGGTAGAGTCTGAAATGTTTGAAATTCAGGGCTGTGAAGCTGCTGAAATTTTGCAGAACGAAGTCTCGCTTTCGGGTTGCGTAACAGGCCTCCACCAGCTACTCCTGCCGGCAAATTCTCTCAGCGATCAGTGGGGGAACCTGGGGCCTCAAACTGAGGTCAGCTTTAGTTTCGAGGTTGATCGAGATAGCCCCGAGGCCCTGTGGTCAGAAGTGACTATCGCAGGAACCGGCCCTTTTACATATAGCGCCACTCTCACTTTTTCAGAAGAGGTGGATTTCAATCCGCAAAGCGTGAGCATTAACTTCGATTCAGATTGCACGCTCGTTTTTGAGCAGCAAGTGCAAGGCTGGAGATTCGATGCGGTGTGTGGTTACGGTGAGGGGAATTTTGAGTTAGCAGCCGACTCACTGACCGATCGAGTTTTATCTACCGGACCTTCCAGCGCCTATAGATTGGGATTTGATAATCGAGCACCGCTAGTGGTGGCCCAACCCGAACCTGAACCCGGAATCATTGCTCCCCCTAGTGCACCAGCGCCCGTTAGCGAGTTGCCGCCCACAGCTTCCGAACCCGATGTCGAGAGCACTGATCCCGCAGATTCCGAAACCGTGGCGACTCCTGAGACAACTCCGAGCCCTGTGACCCCGCCGGCTGTGCCGGCAAAAGTGATTGATCAGGCGCTGAAATTGGTTGTGGGGACAACGCCTAAACCGATAGTCATCTCGATTGATGAGAACGAATCTCCCTTGGTGGTCGAGATGGAACCAGAGAGGGTTATCGAACCCGCGGCACCGGTAGTTACGAATTTAGAGCCTCGTTCAGAACCAGTATTAGCGCAGCCTGTGAGGGGCGCACCACTTCAGGCTCAGGCAGAGCGGGCCTGGTTTGCACCTTGGATAGCCGCGCTACTGGCTGGATTTATGGTTCTGATTGGCCTTGGATTCTGGAGGTTTAGCGGAAGATAA